One genomic window of Arthrobacter caoxuetaonis includes the following:
- a CDS encoding NgoMIV family type II restriction endonuclease: MMLWGTKNFDGTNGDAPFASDLIVWKTLKNGRKVVNIADSDNDPSCKLSELVVDQLMASKDSPGAGLGTGRPLEMAVASSLETDLPKLDPSRTWTVGRGSEKISDFLQYKHLEKVNQLVNRHAELRTTLGTDYLIKPDVTVGLPSRHEWEPRFLHAAVSCKWTIRSDRVQNIRHENNQMIRHRRERLPHLVTVTAEPLPTRLAAIARGTGEVDAVYHVAYGALDRAIGTAGFLSREQRDAWEEVTEQGRVRPYSDLAKTLAYW; the protein is encoded by the coding sequence ATGATGCTTTGGGGAACGAAGAATTTTGATGGGACGAATGGCGATGCACCATTTGCCAGCGACCTGATTGTGTGGAAAACTCTGAAGAACGGCAGAAAAGTTGTCAACATTGCCGATTCGGACAATGATCCCTCGTGCAAATTGTCCGAGCTTGTGGTTGACCAACTAATGGCTTCCAAAGATAGCCCAGGTGCTGGTCTTGGCACTGGACGCCCGTTGGAAATGGCGGTAGCAAGTTCCTTGGAAACTGACTTGCCTAAGCTTGACCCCAGTCGTACTTGGACGGTCGGCAGAGGCTCAGAAAAAATCTCCGACTTCTTGCAGTATAAGCATTTGGAAAAGGTGAATCAGTTAGTTAATAGGCATGCGGAACTTAGAACTACGTTGGGTACCGATTATTTGATAAAGCCGGATGTGACAGTAGGCCTACCCTCTAGGCATGAATGGGAACCACGCTTTCTGCACGCAGCCGTCTCGTGCAAATGGACAATTAGAAGTGATCGAGTTCAAAATATTCGCCACGAAAATAACCAAATGATCCGACATCGGAGGGAGCGCCTGCCACACTTGGTGACCGTGACGGCAGAGCCGCTTCCTACTCGCTTGGCAGCAATTGCACGAGGAACCGGTGAAGTAGATGCCGTCTATCACGTGGCTTATGGTGCATTGGATCGAGCTATCGGTACAGCTGGTTTTCTCAGCCGCGAGCAGAGGGATGCTTGGGAAGAGGTGACAGAGCAGGGCCGGGTGCGGCCCTATTCTGACCTTGCAAAAACACTCGCATATTGGTAG
- a CDS encoding DNA cytosine methyltransferase, producing the protein MTFTQSGSLSSAQMVDLFAGPGGLDVAAHWLGVSVTGIEWDENACATRRAAGLETVQGDVRNHNPDEFPHATILAGGPPCQTYTVAGAGAGRKALDKVLSFIDRMVGGDDITTELAALDDERTGLVLQPLRWALEAHRAGKPYKTIVLEQVPAVLPVWEAMARGLESLGYKTATGILNAEEYGVPQTRRRAIMIANLELVPELPAPTHHRFRRKELIVSTDRPSLLPTRSIGETLNRAEPFVLVSNYGTGGDPKARGRRTSKEPAFTVTGKVSRNRLYSDEGELDRLTLSEAGQLQTFPADYPWAGKDVSQQIGNAIPPRLAVHVLAAALGRVLPDDFLDTMTRSRWSSPVETVPTARNTEGIPQLV; encoded by the coding sequence ATGACGTTCACGCAATCTGGTTCACTTTCTTCCGCCCAAATGGTGGATCTTTTTGCTGGTCCCGGTGGATTGGATGTCGCCGCGCATTGGCTGGGAGTGTCCGTGACCGGCATCGAGTGGGATGAGAATGCTTGTGCAACCAGGCGAGCCGCCGGGCTGGAAACTGTGCAAGGTGACGTACGGAACCACAATCCGGATGAGTTCCCTCACGCGACGATCCTCGCTGGAGGGCCGCCGTGTCAGACGTATACGGTGGCGGGGGCAGGCGCCGGTCGCAAGGCCTTAGACAAAGTCTTATCTTTTATTGACCGGATGGTCGGCGGGGATGACATCACTACTGAACTAGCCGCTTTGGACGATGAGCGAACCGGGTTGGTGCTGCAGCCGCTGCGGTGGGCGCTGGAAGCCCATAGGGCGGGGAAACCCTATAAGACCATTGTCTTGGAGCAGGTACCTGCCGTCCTGCCCGTCTGGGAGGCCATGGCGAGGGGTCTTGAATCACTCGGTTACAAGACAGCGACGGGCATACTCAACGCAGAGGAATATGGAGTTCCACAGACGCGTCGGCGGGCGATTATGATCGCGAACCTGGAACTTGTGCCCGAACTTCCCGCCCCAACGCACCACCGGTTCAGGAGGAAAGAGCTCATAGTCTCCACGGACAGGCCTTCGTTGCTACCGACTAGAAGCATCGGTGAGACCTTGAACCGGGCAGAGCCTTTCGTGTTGGTTTCTAATTATGGAACCGGTGGGGATCCGAAGGCCCGCGGTCGGCGGACGTCAAAGGAACCTGCTTTCACGGTTACCGGGAAAGTCTCCCGAAACAGACTGTATTCTGATGAAGGCGAACTTGATCGTCTCACGCTCTCAGAAGCTGGCCAGCTCCAGACGTTCCCGGCTGACTACCCGTGGGCGGGCAAGGACGTCTCTCAACAGATCGGCAACGCCATTCCCCCGCGGCTCGCGGTTCATGTCCTGGCAGCAGCACTCGGTCGTGTTCTCCCTGATGATTTCCTCGATACGATGACGAGATCACGATGGAGTTCCCCGGTCGAGACCGTACCCACAGCGCGAAACACCGAGGGCATCCCCCAGCTCGTGTAG
- a CDS encoding McrC family protein: protein MPFATMGPERLGTPPVFFDAKYKVSSAVGKYANADHYQMLAYRAGGIRSLAGQYKGWRASLSPG, encoded by the coding sequence ATGCCTTTCGCCACAATGGGTCCCGAAAGGCTCGGCACCCCGCCGGTGTTCTTCGACGCCAAATACAAGGTCTCCTCGGCGGTCGGCAAATACGCCAACGCCGACCATTACCAAATGCTGGCCTACCGCGCCGGGGGGATCCGGAGCCTGGCTGGTCAATACAAGGGCTGGCGAGCATCGCTCTCGCCGGGTTAA
- a CDS encoding GntR family transcriptional regulator, which translates to MTSVGNVHPLPTGNANPAKDATQSQPERIRSMIRRQIIRAELRPGQIFTEPDLAREYGVSKTPVREALQMLTVEGLVSVLPRKGYMVRSLSFHDVREVMDLRLILEPPLVAAAARNVTAELVTELRARIEDQFRDGNSLEERLSAARDFHVTCAHASRNTRAAAMDRSLTDEVMRFYHLMPMAHDHFSSTEERTAHEAIFDAVATGNAEAAQQLMHDHLLEANAAMIRTFYNAGPL; encoded by the coding sequence TTGACGTCCGTTGGCAACGTCCACCCGTTGCCCACGGGCAACGCGAACCCCGCCAAAGACGCAACCCAATCCCAGCCGGAACGAATCCGCAGCATGATCCGCCGGCAGATCATCCGCGCCGAATTGCGGCCGGGGCAGATCTTCACGGAACCGGACCTTGCCCGTGAATACGGTGTCTCCAAGACCCCGGTCCGCGAAGCGCTGCAGATGCTCACCGTTGAAGGCCTGGTAAGCGTGCTGCCGCGCAAGGGTTACATGGTGCGCAGCCTGAGCTTCCACGACGTCCGCGAAGTCATGGACCTGCGGCTCATCCTTGAGCCCCCGCTGGTTGCCGCAGCAGCCCGCAACGTGACCGCCGAACTCGTCACCGAACTCCGCGCACGGATTGAAGACCAGTTCCGCGACGGAAATTCCCTAGAAGAACGGCTCTCCGCAGCCCGCGACTTCCACGTCACCTGTGCCCATGCCTCCCGCAACACCCGTGCCGCGGCCATGGACCGCAGCCTCACCGACGAGGTCATGCGCTTCTACCACTTGATGCCCATGGCACACGACCACTTCTCCTCCACAGAGGAACGCACCGCCCACGAAGCGATCTTCGACGCCGTTGCCACCGGCAACGCCGAAGCAGCCCAGCAGCTGATGCACGACCATCTGCTTGAAGCCAACGCTGCCATGATCCGCACCTTCTACAACGCAGGACCGCTCTAA
- a CDS encoding ABC transporter substrate-binding protein, translating to MKRSLSTLGTAALITTGLFLTSCGSDAGTGDGGGGEPVKIGISQLMDIQALDDTREGFIKGMSENGYAEGEGVEYDYQNAQGDQATATQIAAGFASSDLDLVFAIATPAAQSVAQAVGNIPVVFSAVTEPVEAGIVEAWDAPGANITGTSNLGPVEDQIALIKELAPEAKTIGVVYSSGEVNSRVQVDLAREAADELGMELKEAAISATSEVQQAAQSLDADALYVPTDSHVVAAIDSVVEAAETKQIPLVVGDSASVEAGGVATYGLDYEQLGYQTALMAIKILEGEDPANMPVEKQTESLLVLNKSAAARMGVTIPQEMLDAADTVID from the coding sequence ATGAAGCGTTCACTTAGCACCCTCGGTACCGCCGCCCTGATAACCACCGGACTCTTCCTCACCTCCTGCGGATCCGACGCCGGAACCGGCGATGGCGGGGGAGGAGAACCGGTAAAGATCGGCATCTCCCAGCTCATGGACATCCAGGCCCTGGACGACACCCGGGAAGGTTTCATCAAGGGCATGAGTGAAAACGGGTACGCCGAAGGCGAGGGCGTGGAGTACGACTACCAGAACGCGCAGGGCGACCAGGCCACCGCCACCCAGATCGCTGCCGGCTTCGCGTCGTCGGACCTAGACCTGGTCTTCGCCATCGCCACCCCGGCAGCCCAGAGCGTGGCCCAGGCCGTCGGCAACATCCCCGTGGTCTTCTCCGCCGTCACCGAACCGGTGGAAGCCGGCATCGTCGAAGCCTGGGACGCACCCGGAGCCAACATCACCGGCACCAGCAACCTCGGCCCGGTGGAAGACCAGATTGCCCTGATCAAGGAACTTGCCCCTGAAGCCAAGACCATCGGCGTCGTCTATTCCTCAGGTGAAGTGAACTCCCGCGTGCAGGTCGACCTGGCCCGCGAAGCCGCCGACGAACTCGGGATGGAACTGAAGGAAGCCGCTATCTCCGCGACCTCCGAGGTCCAGCAGGCCGCCCAATCCCTGGACGCGGACGCGCTCTACGTGCCGACGGACTCGCACGTGGTCGCCGCCATCGACAGCGTGGTGGAAGCCGCTGAAACGAAACAGATTCCCCTCGTCGTCGGCGACAGTGCCTCCGTGGAAGCCGGCGGCGTCGCCACCTACGGACTGGACTACGAGCAGCTCGGCTACCAGACCGCGCTGATGGCCATCAAGATCCTCGAAGGCGAAGATCCCGCGAACATGCCGGTGGAAAAGCAGACCGAATCCCTGCTGGTCCTCAACAAGTCAGCTGCCGCGCGGATGGGCGTGACCATCCCGCAGGAAATGCTCGACGCCGCCGACACCGTCATTGACTGA
- a CDS encoding alpha-hydroxy acid oxidase — translation MKRRIPQYSELRELVQFKAFDPDRRRARLARANTIADLRDIAKRRVPTAAFEYVDGGSFAEHSLRRNRDAFDAVEFNPRVLRDVSAVDLRTKIAGAEAALPVGIAPTGLTRLMHAEGEVAGAQAAASFGIPFSLSTMGTVSIEEVAREAPDAERWFQLYLWKDRPRSLDLIRRAEAAGFGALIVTVDTPVSGARHRDTRNGMTLPPTLTAKTILDASYRPEWWFNFLTTKPLGFANFEGERTSVAEQVNTMFDPSLNLDDLAWLRENWSGELIVKGIQSASDAVDVLARGADALVVSNHGGRQLDRAPVPLKVLPEIRAAVGSEAQLILDSGIMSGGDIVAALAAGADFTLIGRAYLYGLMAGGRQGVDRALEILRTEMTLVMQLIGVTSVAELGPEHLRNLARTTQEARG, via the coding sequence ATGAAGCGCCGAATTCCCCAATACTCCGAGCTCCGCGAACTCGTCCAGTTCAAGGCTTTCGACCCCGACCGGCGGCGCGCACGCCTGGCCAGGGCCAACACCATCGCTGACCTGCGGGACATCGCCAAACGGCGGGTCCCGACGGCGGCGTTCGAGTATGTGGACGGCGGCTCCTTCGCCGAACACTCGCTGCGCCGGAACCGGGACGCGTTCGACGCCGTCGAGTTCAACCCGCGTGTGCTGCGCGACGTCTCTGCCGTGGACCTTCGCACCAAGATCGCCGGTGCGGAAGCGGCGCTGCCGGTGGGCATCGCGCCTACCGGCCTGACCCGGCTGATGCACGCCGAAGGTGAGGTCGCCGGAGCGCAGGCAGCGGCGTCGTTCGGCATTCCGTTCTCGCTCTCCACGATGGGCACGGTGTCCATCGAGGAGGTCGCTCGGGAAGCGCCCGACGCCGAGCGATGGTTCCAGCTTTACCTCTGGAAGGACCGTCCCCGGTCACTGGACCTGATCCGCCGCGCGGAAGCGGCCGGATTCGGGGCGCTGATCGTCACCGTGGACACCCCGGTCTCCGGCGCCCGGCACCGCGACACCCGCAACGGGATGACGCTGCCGCCGACGCTCACTGCCAAGACCATCCTCGATGCCTCCTACCGGCCGGAATGGTGGTTCAACTTCCTAACCACCAAACCACTGGGCTTCGCGAACTTTGAGGGGGAGCGGACGTCGGTGGCGGAGCAGGTCAATACGATGTTCGATCCGTCCCTGAACCTGGATGACCTGGCCTGGCTGCGGGAGAACTGGTCCGGGGAGCTGATCGTGAAGGGCATCCAGTCGGCGTCCGACGCCGTCGACGTCCTGGCCCGCGGCGCGGATGCCCTGGTGGTCTCCAACCACGGCGGCCGGCAGCTGGACCGTGCGCCGGTTCCGCTGAAGGTCCTGCCGGAGATCCGCGCCGCCGTCGGGTCTGAGGCTCAGCTGATCCTGGACTCCGGGATTATGTCCGGCGGGGACATCGTGGCGGCGCTGGCGGCCGGTGCCGATTTCACCCTGATTGGGAGGGCCTATCTGTATGGGCTGATGGCCGGCGGGCGTCAGGGCGTGGACCGGGCGCTGGAAATCCTGCGGACGGAAATGACCCTGGTGATGCAGCTGATTGGGGTCACCAGTGTGGCGGAGCTTGGGCCGGAGCATTTGCGGAACCTTGCGCGAACCACGCAGGAAGCCAGGGGTTAA
- a CDS encoding DinB family protein: MPNPDNHSSHHAPFDAQIGTFIDQHRSSLAASLESLTEEEARRRLVPSKTTLLGLVKHAAFVERVWFGEAVTGASRAELGIPDTPDESLDLEESDTIESVLAAYAVAVEQSRRAVAGMDGDAVLPGNRRGPLPLRCVQQHMLRELAHHCGHADILRELVLAARSRTQE; encoded by the coding sequence ATGCCTAACCCAGACAACCACAGCAGCCACCACGCTCCCTTTGACGCGCAGATCGGCACGTTCATCGACCAGCACCGCAGCAGCCTGGCCGCCAGCCTGGAGAGCCTCACCGAAGAAGAGGCCCGACGGCGGCTGGTCCCCTCCAAGACAACGCTGCTCGGACTGGTCAAGCATGCCGCCTTCGTGGAGCGGGTCTGGTTCGGTGAAGCCGTCACCGGAGCGTCGAGGGCGGAACTCGGTATTCCAGACACCCCCGACGAGTCTCTCGATCTGGAGGAATCGGACACCATCGAGTCGGTTCTGGCGGCCTATGCCGTGGCCGTCGAGCAGTCCCGCCGTGCGGTTGCCGGGATGGACGGGGACGCCGTGCTCCCCGGCAACCGCCGGGGTCCGCTGCCGCTCCGCTGTGTCCAGCAGCACATGCTCCGCGAACTTGCCCACCACTGCGGCCACGCGGACATCCTGCGGGAACTGGTTTTGGCCGCTCGGTCCCGGACGCAGGAGTAG
- a CDS encoding FAD-dependent oxidoreductase produces MNTKTFPHLMAPGRIGPMETPNRIVLPAMDMNVSEHGEIEQTEIDHYVARAKGGAGLIITGACAIAFPHGAASMKEPGLSDDKYIPGLKALADAIHAAGSKLCIQSTHHGKVARVDVANDRAVLAPNQPDYSYDMSALADSTREELGKMGAATAGKQTSYKEMTQEDIDWLIQTWADAAERIAKAGADAIEIHAAHGYILGVFLNQRDNKRTDEYGGSLANRARLACEVISAVKARVGDKLAILVRVAGEEYGQEGGLTLPEATEASKLFEEAGADAIHVTGWGRNPFDNFTDGPLPNKVGAYLENAAAVKKNVNVPVIAVGRMLPDISEKAIAAGQIDFAAMGRQLLADPELPNKLRDGKFDQVRPCINCYLCVAENFFDDTPFCAVNPALGNEAVLPLKPASQAKHVLVVGAGPAGLESARVLTERGHRVTVIDKSDRLGGTMWFSTMTTPDNERLLRWFKAEIKRLRIAVKLNTPATVETIRALNPDHVIVATGAVRPKPDFPGGDLPIVQTGDTLRAMMLGTATAEEAGAVLSTLGKMGRLSGVTKSPEFVRQFTKFWLPMGKDVVVIGGSLVGLELAEFLAERGRRVTLLHEKQQLGLPLAMPRRWTAVSDAKKHGVQIHRNAVITRITEKSVEWTVGEESFSAPAAMVVYADGTTSAAPLADELRNAGIPCDVVGDAGAVNYIHGAIHSSWKVTTEL; encoded by the coding sequence GTGAACACCAAAACCTTCCCGCACCTGATGGCCCCGGGCCGCATCGGCCCGATGGAAACCCCCAACCGGATCGTCCTGCCCGCCATGGACATGAACGTCTCCGAGCACGGCGAAATCGAACAGACCGAGATTGACCACTACGTGGCCCGCGCCAAGGGCGGCGCAGGCCTGATCATCACCGGTGCCTGCGCCATCGCGTTCCCGCACGGCGCAGCGTCCATGAAGGAGCCCGGTCTCTCGGATGACAAGTACATCCCCGGACTGAAGGCCCTCGCCGACGCGATCCACGCCGCAGGCAGCAAGCTCTGCATCCAGTCCACGCACCACGGCAAGGTAGCCCGCGTGGACGTCGCCAATGACCGCGCGGTCCTCGCTCCGAACCAGCCGGACTACAGCTACGACATGTCCGCCCTGGCCGACAGCACCCGGGAAGAACTCGGCAAGATGGGCGCCGCTACCGCCGGCAAGCAGACCTCCTACAAGGAGATGACCCAGGAGGACATCGACTGGCTCATTCAGACCTGGGCCGACGCCGCTGAACGCATCGCGAAGGCCGGCGCCGACGCGATCGAAATCCACGCAGCCCACGGCTACATCCTGGGCGTCTTCCTGAACCAGCGGGACAACAAGCGCACCGACGAATACGGCGGCTCCCTCGCCAACCGCGCCCGCCTGGCCTGCGAAGTCATCTCCGCCGTCAAGGCACGAGTCGGCGACAAACTGGCCATCCTGGTCCGCGTCGCCGGCGAAGAATACGGACAGGAAGGCGGCCTCACCCTTCCCGAAGCCACCGAGGCCTCCAAGCTGTTCGAAGAAGCCGGCGCTGATGCCATCCACGTCACCGGCTGGGGCCGGAACCCGTTCGACAACTTCACCGACGGCCCGCTGCCCAACAAGGTGGGCGCCTATCTGGAAAACGCCGCCGCGGTGAAGAAGAACGTCAACGTTCCCGTCATCGCCGTCGGCCGTATGCTTCCGGACATCTCCGAGAAGGCCATTGCCGCAGGCCAGATCGACTTCGCCGCCATGGGACGGCAGCTGCTGGCTGACCCCGAACTGCCGAACAAACTCCGCGACGGCAAGTTCGACCAGGTGCGCCCCTGCATCAACTGCTACCTCTGCGTCGCGGAGAACTTCTTCGACGACACCCCGTTCTGTGCCGTCAACCCGGCCCTGGGCAACGAAGCCGTGCTCCCGCTCAAGCCCGCCTCGCAGGCCAAACACGTGCTCGTCGTCGGCGCCGGCCCGGCAGGCCTGGAAAGCGCGCGCGTGCTCACCGAACGCGGCCACCGCGTCACCGTGATCGACAAGTCCGACCGCCTGGGCGGCACCATGTGGTTCTCCACCATGACGACGCCGGACAACGAACGCCTGCTGCGCTGGTTCAAGGCCGAGATCAAGCGGCTGCGCATCGCCGTCAAACTGAACACCCCCGCCACCGTGGAAACCATCCGCGCACTGAACCCGGACCACGTCATCGTGGCCACCGGCGCCGTCCGGCCCAAGCCCGACTTCCCGGGCGGCGACCTGCCGATCGTGCAGACCGGCGACACCCTGCGCGCCATGATGCTCGGCACCGCCACCGCTGAGGAAGCCGGCGCCGTGCTGAGCACCCTGGGCAAGATGGGCCGGCTTTCCGGCGTGACCAAGAGCCCCGAGTTCGTCCGCCAGTTCACCAAGTTCTGGTTGCCGATGGGCAAGGACGTGGTGGTGATCGGCGGCTCCCTGGTGGGCCTGGAACTGGCCGAATTCCTCGCCGAACGCGGACGCCGCGTCACCCTGCTGCACGAAAAGCAGCAGCTGGGCCTGCCGCTGGCCATGCCGCGCCGCTGGACCGCGGTCAGCGACGCCAAGAAGCACGGCGTGCAGATCCACCGCAACGCCGTGATCACCCGCATCACCGAGAAGTCCGTGGAATGGACGGTGGGGGAGGAGTCCTTCTCCGCACCCGCCGCCATGGTGGTCTACGCGGACGGTACGACGTCGGCAGCCCCGCTCGCGGACGAGCTGCGGAACGCGGGCATCCCCTGCGACGTCGTCGGTGACGCCGGTGCGGTCAACTACATTCACGGCGCGATCCACTCTTCGTGGAAGGTGACCACGGAGCTCTAA
- a CDS encoding anthrone oxygenase family protein, whose amino-acid sequence MTHAADFAEMPTALEPAALLSALAGTGALVTGGIYAAFPVMVLPALDRLERLGSDRAAELMRSINNTAERPPFLLLFFGSALAAAGTAVLAGQLQRPTLAWIGAGLSLAAFALTAAVNVPLNRKLAAGTMDSPWSTYRRQWGAANAARALASVVGGVLLLTAR is encoded by the coding sequence ATGACCCACGCGGCCGACTTCGCCGAAATGCCCACTGCGCTCGAGCCCGCCGCACTATTGAGTGCCCTGGCGGGCACGGGCGCCCTGGTCACAGGGGGCATCTATGCGGCGTTCCCGGTGATGGTCCTTCCCGCGCTGGACCGGCTGGAACGCTTAGGTTCGGACCGGGCAGCGGAGTTAATGCGCAGCATCAACAACACCGCAGAGCGCCCGCCGTTCCTGCTGTTGTTCTTCGGATCAGCTCTGGCAGCAGCGGGGACCGCTGTACTGGCCGGACAACTGCAGCGTCCCACCCTGGCTTGGATTGGCGCCGGGCTCAGTCTGGCAGCCTTCGCTCTCACCGCTGCCGTGAATGTCCCGCTGAACCGCAAGCTGGCTGCTGGAACTATGGACTCACCGTGGTCCACGTACCGCCGCCAGTGGGGCGCCGCGAATGCAGCACGTGCACTGGCCAGTGTTGTGGGTGGGGTCCTCCTGCTCACGGCACGGTAG
- a CDS encoding SDR family oxidoreductase: MDEFETSAVDSLWSTQPITAEMKDMDTKTSILITGATGRTGRRLVSALSGVDGLSVRAASRQGDPPFAWEAPDTWPVQLSGADAAFICYAPDVADPGAPEILSEFAAAARHHGLSRLILLSGRGGTAAHPSEEAVLRNFPAAVVVRSAWFQQDFSEHFLHPQVLQGQLRVPVNGVSEPFVDLEDSAEALAHLLTEVDAYREVASGILEFTGPDSVTFADVAAALSAALGRTVEHVPTTPEDFIAGAADAGMSREEAEGIVWLFAEAMDGSASHSSGDLERLLGRPPQPIQEYIARTAVQRVWDEKLPQPQGESAAGVS; encoded by the coding sequence ATGGACGAATTCGAAACATCTGCGGTGGATTCATTATGGAGCACCCAGCCAATCACCGCTGAGATGAAAGACATGGACACAAAAACCAGCATTCTGATTACCGGAGCCACAGGCCGTACCGGCCGCCGGCTCGTTTCTGCGCTCTCCGGCGTCGACGGGCTTTCCGTGCGGGCAGCTTCCCGGCAGGGCGACCCTCCCTTCGCCTGGGAAGCGCCGGACACCTGGCCGGTCCAGCTCTCCGGTGCTGATGCAGCCTTCATTTGCTACGCCCCGGACGTTGCCGACCCCGGTGCACCGGAGATCCTCAGCGAGTTCGCCGCGGCCGCCCGCCACCACGGACTCAGCCGGTTGATCCTTCTCTCCGGGCGCGGCGGAACAGCCGCCCACCCCAGTGAGGAAGCGGTGCTGCGGAACTTCCCTGCCGCCGTCGTCGTCCGCTCTGCGTGGTTCCAGCAGGACTTCTCCGAGCACTTCCTGCACCCGCAGGTGCTCCAAGGCCAGCTGCGGGTACCCGTGAACGGAGTTTCCGAACCGTTTGTGGACCTCGAAGACTCGGCCGAGGCGCTGGCGCACCTCCTCACCGAAGTGGATGCCTATCGGGAAGTGGCCTCGGGAATCCTCGAGTTCACCGGGCCGGATTCGGTGACGTTTGCCGACGTCGCCGCGGCCCTTTCTGCTGCCCTCGGCAGAACAGTCGAACACGTCCCGACGACCCCGGAGGATTTCATTGCCGGAGCTGCGGATGCCGGGATGAGCCGCGAGGAAGCGGAGGGGATCGTCTGGCTGTTCGCGGAGGCGATGGACGGCTCCGCCAGCCACTCGAGCGGTGACTTGGAGCGCCTGCTGGGCAGGCCTCCCCAGCCGATCCAGGAGTACATTGCCCGGACGGCGGTCCAGCGTGTCTGGGATGAAAAGCTCCCGCAGCCGCAGGGCGAGTCAGCGGCAGGTGTGTCATGA
- a CDS encoding AraC family transcriptional regulator: protein MVTLESLVEGPRARGAFVLRLELDGDWAIEVADESMLTVMAVLAGDCVVSTASGEATAQKGNVVVVRGPGPFSVASEPGRPPDFIIPPDQTCVDVHGNRLVESMNRGIRSWGTTLRGEDRILVGTYANPLEVGRLSAQLLPEVMVERTDPATQVFAELLADQAATDAPGQAVVLDRLLDVLLIATVRAAGNGTSHRTDPPIDRVLDRLHNNPQSPLSVDAMARMESMSRAAFSQRFRERTGLGPGAYLRRLRLAWAADTLLAGTRTIAAIAEQAGYGSPASFSTAFKQEHGQSPRDWRLRRGREAPSLPGA from the coding sequence ATGGTTACCTTGGAATCGCTCGTTGAAGGTCCGCGCGCCCGAGGTGCATTTGTGCTGCGCCTGGAACTGGACGGGGACTGGGCGATCGAGGTCGCCGACGAATCAATGCTCACCGTGATGGCGGTCCTTGCGGGGGACTGCGTGGTGAGCACAGCGTCCGGCGAGGCCACAGCGCAGAAGGGGAACGTCGTCGTCGTCCGCGGTCCCGGACCATTCTCCGTGGCGTCGGAGCCTGGCCGGCCGCCGGACTTCATCATTCCGCCCGATCAGACCTGCGTGGACGTGCACGGTAACCGGTTGGTCGAGTCCATGAACCGCGGCATCCGCTCCTGGGGAACCACGCTGAGGGGTGAAGACCGGATCCTGGTCGGGACCTATGCGAATCCGCTGGAAGTCGGCCGTCTCTCGGCCCAGCTGTTGCCCGAGGTGATGGTCGAGCGCACCGATCCGGCCACCCAGGTGTTCGCGGAACTGCTGGCCGACCAGGCCGCCACGGATGCTCCGGGACAGGCCGTGGTCCTGGACCGGCTGCTGGATGTGCTGCTTATAGCGACGGTTCGCGCTGCCGGAAACGGAACTTCCCACCGTACCGATCCGCCGATCGACCGGGTTCTGGACCGTCTGCACAACAACCCGCAGTCCCCGCTGTCGGTCGACGCCATGGCCCGTATGGAGTCGATGTCCCGGGCAGCGTTCTCGCAGCGGTTCAGGGAGCGGACGGGTTTGGGCCCCGGCGCCTACCTGCGGCGCCTGCGCCTGGCCTGGGCCGCTGACACGCTGCTGGCGGGAACCCGGACCATCGCAGCGATTGCTGAGCAGGCCGGCTACGGGAGCCCGGCTTCCTTTTCCACCGCGTTCAAGCAGGAGCACGGGCAGAGCCCCCGGGACTGGCGGCTGCGGCGGGGACGTGAGGCCCCTTCGCTGCCCGGAGCGTAA
- a CDS encoding phosphatase PAP2 family protein, producing MPKTLLVPAARSSQLARIVTEVSAPAVLVGMLLLLQPLLSPGVTWLQGIVAAGFTVGLPFAGILWLKRRGSVTDHHIGVRSQRAPILAATALSLGIGALVLILLDAPAVLFGEIGGVFIGLVLCMAANLVWKLSVHSAVAAYIGLALLAPVPVFGPALALMLASVTGWSRVKLGDHTPTQVMAGHLAGCAAFAAALLLP from the coding sequence ATGCCAAAAACCCTGCTGGTCCCCGCAGCCCGGTCCTCCCAGCTCGCGCGCATCGTCACGGAGGTTTCGGCCCCGGCCGTCCTGGTGGGGATGCTCCTGCTGCTCCAGCCACTGCTCAGCCCCGGCGTGACCTGGCTGCAGGGCATAGTGGCGGCCGGCTTTACCGTGGGCCTGCCGTTCGCCGGGATCCTGTGGCTGAAACGGCGGGGTTCGGTTACCGACCACCACATCGGCGTGCGCTCCCAGCGGGCTCCGATCCTGGCGGCGACGGCACTGTCTTTGGGGATTGGTGCGCTGGTGCTGATCCTCCTGGACGCCCCGGCCGTGCTGTTTGGCGAAATCGGCGGCGTGTTCATTGGGCTGGTGCTGTGCATGGCAGCGAACCTGGTGTGGAAGCTGTCGGTCCATTCCGCCGTGGCAGCGTACATCGGCCTGGCGCTGCTGGCACCCGTCCCCGTTTTTGGACCGGCCCTGGCACTGATGCTGGCTTCCGTCACCGGATGGTCCCGGGTGAAGCTCGGGGACCACACTCCCACGCAGGTTATGGCCGGACACCTGGCCGGGTGTGCGGCGTTCGCAGCCGCGCTGCTGCTGCCCTGA